The segment TTGTGCTACCAAATACATTGAGCAGAGCCTAGGGAGACAGAAGTAATGTATCACCTCAGCAAACAGCAGACAGGCTTCTTGTGTTGCTCTCTGGGATTCTTTGCAAGCAATTCTGCTCTTCCAACCACTACCCATCTCCCTTAAGTCTGTGCATTTGCCTCCCTGTACTTCCAACTTTTGACTTAATATTGTTTTGCCAAAAAAATCCTTTGAGGGGGAAGAGCAGTGCCTGTGTGCTGACCAGAGTTCATCAGAGCCAATGCTAATTAGCTGCTGATTTCATCAGCCTTTGGTCTCAGAAATGCATCATTTTCCAGAAAGTGTTTGAAAACACTTTCTATTAATTATATAGTAAAATGATGTAATTTAGTAAAATGATGTAGTTTAATAGTATTACTTATACTGTAGACTCTTTGACAGAAATTTTTTCCACAACATGAACTTGCAAAGAGACTCTTTGATTCTGTCTGAATTTTGACTGAATTCAAACACATTCAAATAGTAACAGTAATTAGTGTTTTACTACTCAGGTAGCACATGTATCCTACGAGTTACACCACTCTGGATAAAAGAGAGCTGAGTGCTCAACCATGTGGGCATCCAGAGCTTGGCCAGCCAGTGCTGAGCTGGTCAGTGGCTCACTGTGACCCTTTATTGTTTCAGTTTCTCTAATTCCTTGTGTGATCTAGCAGGATCCCATGGACAGCGTGGCTGGGACACAAATGCTCTTCCCTACCCACTCACCTGAGCTAGactgctccctctcctcccagcacagcaatgGAGACATCtccctgtcccactgccagCAAACGGAGTTGCCTCTGACCACTCCCAGCCCGCTGGGCTTGGGGCAGCCCACCCCAAGCCTtgccaaacccaccccaaaccttGCCAAACCCACTCCAAGCCTtgccaaacccaccccaaaccttGCCAAACCCACCCCAAGCCTtaccaaacccaccccaaaccttGCCAAGTGTGAAACTGGTAAGGACTGTGCAAAATTAACCACAGCCTGGTGAAGTTCAACCAAATATACCACTTGGGAGTCTTGAACCAAAAAGCACCCAAACCCACGGGGAATGCTGCCCATGCAGTGGGGGAGCCACCATTAGGGTCACGTTTTGAAAATGACTCCACCCACCTCTACATATGCAGGTGACTGCAGCTCCCCTGAAGATGTCCCTTGGCAGCCTGGGAGACAGAGGGTGCCTGAGCCTGATGTGTAACAACCACACAGGTACAAGAGCTCCAGGTTCTTGTCCTCCCTTGCTCCCTTgcacctccctccccagccagtCTGGCCGGCCTGATCCATGGACCAGCTCTTCTGTGGGTTTTTGCCCACAGGGGACTTTATCAAGACAACCATGGCATTTCCCACAGCCCAGTTCAcatctgcagccacagcccatCTGCAGAGGATGGTAACTTGGGAAATACTCCCCTCTAGGTTGATTTCACTTCCCCTAACATGAGCATTTGCAGCATATTCCAGAGGAATACACACAAAAACCAAGAGCTCTGTCTTGCCCGTGTTAATTAAGGCCAAGTTAACGGCACCATCGCCTGGttcctccccacagccccaggacagccacaccagcagagctctggctgcagtgctggtgatCCCTGAGAAATGGCACTGCTTGCCCACAGGCTGCTGCCTAAACACAGACCACGTATTTATTCCTGCTGCCATCCACCTATCTGTCCAGTTATCTTCTTTTGTTTcagatgtttaattttaaacttaatGTCAAAACTCTGagtataaaatgaaatacatttttgtttaaaatactcTGGGCAATTTTTATAGAACatccttttggaaaaaaaaaaagtgcagagaTCAATTTTTTTAAGTCCATCCCGCAGGCACCATCATTTAATTATGAGTGAGACATAAATTATGCATTTACACATTGTTGCATTTTCTATAAAATGGTgtggagacttttttttttgtagtttttggAACTCTCTCATTCTTCCTAGAGGcactttggaggaaaaaaaaaatactgccaAAGGCTATAcattgatgaaaaaaattagcatttatCAGTATAACACCATTATGAGGCCAGCATGGCACTAACATACACAAAatctaaatgtatttttctgcttagACTCAGGAAAACCTGAAAGACTGTGATCTCACCAGGCAGAAAGATGTTTTCTTGCACTATAAGCACTGAAAGTAATTGGGCAGAAGCAAATAATTTGCATATAATTGAACAAGCCATAGTGAAAAAGCACCCCAGCACCAGAGGAGGCAGCACGGAAAGGCCATTACCTGCACGGAGTTCAACCGGCAGTATCCATTCAAGGGAAACCTGATAACGTGGGTGGGGTCCTGGTTCCAGCCCGCGTTTACAGAGTTGCACATGACGTCCCCAGTCTCTGGGAAGATCTCTTCTATCAAAGCCTTCTCCCCGCTCAATGCAATTCTTTCCCCCAGATCTGGAGTCACTCTTACAACCAAGCAGTCACAAGGctggaaatgtttcctttgttctttctcttgttTCCATCGCTCAAGTTCCTTAATCATTGGCTGCAGCTGGTAATACTTTGCTTCTTCATATAAAAGATTAAAGTCctggagaataaaaaaaaaaaaaaaaagagtgggagagagagaaactAGAAATGGGTATagttctcttttaaaaatgagtaTTGTTCCTGTTTGACCTACTTAGGCTTATGTATTGTCAGCAAGAGAGCAAAGGCAACAGGTACCCACATACACCTCCACAGAAAACCACATGGTGTTAGTGTTGAATCTGTTTGAGCTGATCGAGAAGTTCCCACTGCACTGAATTACCTCTTCATTTATTATCCCACAAGCTCAATGCCAGAAGGCTTTACTCCTGGATTAAGAAATCAAAATAGCTGGTTGCAATAAACAAAGCCTACTGATGTAAAAGAAGATGTTCCGAGCCCTAACCTCCACTTAATGGCCTCAGATCACTCTGATCTCACAGGAGATCTCAGGCTTCGCTGTCGCCTCTCGCACACGATACGAGATGGAGTTGTCAGTTCAGCTTCACTTCTCACCTGCCTTTGCTGAGGCTGAAATTCAGCTACAGCggctcagctgctccctgcagctcatgACTATTCATGTATTTAAAGCGTACTTTGGAGCCTGGTAAATTATATGGAGGTAGTGACCATCCTGCTGGCTGGGAGCTCAGCTGTTGCTCCAACGGCTTAAAAGCAGCAGTTCTTCCCTGCCATTTGTCCATCACTTCACTTGGGCTTTGGGCAATTCAAATTCCCAATTTGATCCAATTCCCAGTTCAGTGATTGTTTCATCGGTTTCTGACAGATCTTCCCACCTCAGTGGAAATATGTGAGAGCACGTGGCGGCCAAGGGTGTGAGCATCCCCGGACCCGAGGGAGAAGGCCCCTGTGGGCACTTTGCTCCCGCTGgccccacagcctcctccagcctcCCGAGGGAAGAGGAGCAACaagggctcagcagcagctcctccctgcaaAGACCTGTGTCTGCTTTCCTGGCTCTTGCACCTCTTTACACATGCAAATGCTGCACCACAGATGCTTTTGTGGAGTGTGCTGGAGGTCAACACGCGGAACTAAGGCCAGTCCTacacaaatgaaattaaatgaaaaatcaagACTGAAATGACTGAAATAATTTGGACTGGAAAGAATGATATGACAAGAAGCAATCAAGAAATGGGCACcaaaattacatgaaaaataacgggtgtgctgctgccccaggacTCGGGGAGGAGGGGGAATCAAAGGCCAATCAACACACAGCACAAAAAGGTGCGACTCTTCATAGTGGTTTGGAATTAACCTGtaaaatctgctgctgcagggtaTTACTGAACCAAAGCAGTTAGCTCTGCTCAAATTTGGCACCACTGACCCACCGGTAGTGGAGCTGCTCCTTCaccccagggctgcctgcagcctggagaCCTATGATTATTCACAGTGACAAGGCAAGGTGATCGACTTACAAAAGGGACATCCAATCCTTTACATCTCTTTGATGTCTGCTAAGGTTGGGACAATGTGCACACGgctaagggagaaaaaaggactGGAGGATAAGAGGAGGGATAAGAAGGACAGAAGAAGAGGGATAAGAGCAAGTGGGAAGCAATGAGGGCAACATTCTCGCGGGACAGCTCGAAGAtggaaaacaacagaagatTAAAGAAGAAATCATGCAGAGAGCATGCTGCAAACCACCAACAACCAGTGTTGGGAACAGGCCAGGCAAAGAGGTGTGGAGGCTGGCTGCACTACCTGGTCTCAGGTAGGACAGCATCAGCCCCAAAGGCAGAGAATACCTTCCTCTGCTGGAAGGTATTCTCACCCTTCCCCAAAACCAGCACTGTGCTGAACCATTACTGCTTTTCTCTGAGCACCAGTGAAGCTCCCTGGGTACTGAACAGGGGATCAGTTTAAACCTATAGGGATTAGTGGcctaagtttaaaaaaaaaattctgaaatctCTGTGCAGGACACTGAATCAGCACAGTCCACCGCCTAACTGTGTTCACTACAGAGGTGTGTGCAGTGGCCTGCCAAATGTTCACCTGGGCATCTGCTGGTGCCATGGATTGCTTGTTCAAGCAAGGAAACATGCAATGCTAAGGAAAAATGTAATGGTGTAGAGTGAACAGGAGTACCCAGTGCTTTCTGAGGGCAATGGAAAGTCATCTGCTGTTTTCAGTAGGTCCTGAAAAACCAGTTTTAGAATATCTGGGTTTAtggacaaaataaaataaggtaTTATTTGTAAAATCAATCAAGTGAATATGTGCTAAGAAAACTCAACAGTAAAACCTGGAAGAGATGGTACAGCAATAGAAAAAACAGTCATTCATTTTTGAAAGCAGAGAGTGGTACGGTGCTCCTGAGGCTGGATGCAAAGCCCATTACATTACAGAGTCTCTGACTGCCTTCACTGGGCTTTGGACTAGCCTGACAGTACCCTGAATCACAGGAGTTCAATGGTCCTGCACCCTCGGGCCAAAACTGCAATGCCATAAACCAAGCAAAACCCAGATCACACCACCCCTACTTCTCCAACAGCCAACTCAGCCCACCCCATCAACTGCAGCTTTTTAGTGACTCTTGCTAGCTGTCATTTGCCCtaaaatgaacaggaaaaatttTACATTCTGATACCATTTTGTGAGAATAAAACCTGCTTTCAAATGTAACAGCTCTTCCACTACTGTTCCCAGAATGATACAGCCACACTTCAGATGGCTGTGTGGAAATCAGGGCTGTGCTGGACCATCACATGCTCTGTGGGACAAGGTGAGCACCTGGTACAACGGCCTGGGTTGAGCCAaggtgtttgggtttgtttctaaAGTAAGACTCTCATGCCTGTGTCGATTCCACACCTGGGTTGAGCACAAATATGGAAAGGGCTCTGCACTTGAAGAAGGGCCCTGTAACAGACCCGGGGAACTGAGGTGAGCTGGTGCCAAGAGGTGATGTCAGGGAATCAGGGCACCTACTGTCAGGCAGTGCCAATAAAGGGAATTTGTTGTGCTGTAGCACAGTAACAAGTAGAGGGAATAAAAAAGTGTCTTCTCTAGgcaagagaaattaatttgtgtccaccagtgccagtgctgggaagagACACCTTGTGTGACCCCACTCCACTGCTGCCGacagccaccagcagcaaagGCTGCCCCGCCCCGCTCTGCTCCTCTCATGGGACATCTCTGGCCTTTCGTGAGGGAATCTGACAGTATGTTTAGGGAGGGAAGAGGATTTCACAAAGCCAGGAGCACAGAATGAGTGGCTCACAATATGGGGGTTCGGTTCTCCAAATCCTGTGCTGTCATGGGCTCTACACAACAAGCCCACAATCTTTTCCTTCAGGTTTTATATGCTGTTCAGAATACTGTCTGTGACCAGACTGGGAGAGCCCAGCTCTGGACTATCTGCACTGAATGCTTCAGGTAATACTGACATAGGTATTTCCACCCTTGCACTGTAGAGATCAAATCTCACCCTGAAGATGTTCTGAAGTTTAATatgaaattgaaattaaaagtaaaagtaaagaaaaagtaaagaattAAACCCACAAGAGACCTCATCAGGGAGATGCCATAGGAACTGCATGACAACATTTCCATGCTGTTAGTTTTGATAAGTTACCGAAGGCAGATGCAGACATGAACCTTCCGGGACCCATCCAGGAGAGGCACATCTCACTGGAACGGGCAGGGAGTAGCCACAGCGGCCAGGTGCACAGAGGTGcactgcagctcagccccagagcacagcactgatCCCACACGAGCACTGATCCCTGCACACGGACACTGCCCCCTCTTCACAGAGGCTCCAGCCTGGTGTCAGTGcagggctgctgagcagcaggcaGCGTTCCACAGCAGATTTTGTACAAAATCCAGGGGTTCCTTGTCCTGCAGGACTAAGGCACCTCCCATTTCTTCTAAGGATTATTTCCCTATGTTCCCAGCTCCCAACAGCAGTACCAGAGCCAAGCACTATGATAGAtagtggagctgctgctgtttagcCTAGGAAACACATTTTACTCCAAAGGTGATTCCCACCACTAGTGATAGTCACAAGCAGGGTGCTCTTTGATAGCCTGAAAGGGGAGATAAACAGtacagcttttaatttttctgtgaagtACCACAAAAAGCCTTTATAGTACCACGAGTCTTCAACTTCTTGAGGCTGTTGTAGGAACTAGTGGAGAAGTTCTGCCAGGTCACTTGAAAAAGAGAGCAGATAGGCAGGCGGGATGCACACAGCCtttctccagccacagcttctggCCTACATTTAGATCTCATGGGAAACAAACAGATCTTTCAAAGATGCAGCCTTTTGCctttcacaaaataattttctgctttttgcttggtagaaaagctttttttgtggTGGATTTCATGGCTGAATTCTGCAGTCACCTCTGACAAGGGTGACATCTTCCTGGGGAGGAGATGGGAGGTGTGACCCCAAggccagctgtgctgctgtttcgATGTCAGTGCCAGTGGGTCGGCACAGACCTGCTACTCCAGGCAGAGACAGCCAGCAGAGACTGAGACCATGTGTCCCACGGACCTGATGCTGTTCTCTCAGTACCAAAGACATCGTTTATTTTTGTACCTAATGTTGACTCCTGAACAGGCTGAAATGGCTCTTTCTGTCCATTTTTCACTTGTTATTCTTTATTACATGAAACAACAAACTGTCATCCTGACTCCATGTTTCTCTTatatttttagtgctgtgaagatcTGACTCCTGGCTATGAAAGAAAGTTGCTCACTTCTATGATGACAACTGCACCATTTCCAGAGGTCAGTTTGAGAAGACTTTAGATGCAAGCACACTAATTTTGTAACTGTATTAATAAATTAAGAGTGGTGGCCTTGTCACTCTGGTGTTACAAGTGATCTCTGTAATCCACATAAAACTCAGACATCCTGAGCCTTTGTGCTCCTCCCCTCTTTGAGACAGACACACATTGCCTACGTCTATTTTTGATTGATGCTCTCTGAGCAGGGAGTGAGTCTCAAACAAGGAGGTACAACAGGTCCTGGTATTGACAGTGAAGGGGACACATGCTGCTCATGATGTCATGGGGAAGCCCCTCTGATGGTGGAGGAGACCAAGGCAGGAGTATTTGGGCAcctgaggaggagcagctcctgtggcagCCACCCCTGACCCAGCagtgtggcagagctgggggtgctggccCCATGCCGTGCTCAGGGCCGAAGGATGCTCACGGTGTCATGTCCCACAGACAGGACActgaagcagagcaggcagagggagctggaagCAGCTACAGGCTGTGCACCATCACCAGCGTGGcacaggctggctgcagagcagaaccCAAACACTTACAGTCACTCCTCAGCACACTTCATGTGGCTTAAAATCCCCCAAGCCCAGAAAACCTACAGAACCATAAGAGTGCTACTTTCAGCAGGAAGACCTGGGAGACACTTTCAAGTTCTGGCTTAGTCGTGGTTGGAAGTGTAATTAATATTCACTGTAAACACACCACTCAGACTTGATAATAAAGAATCACTAGCCTCGGAACACACACCCCActttctctgcatttcagtgTTAACTAAGTCTgaaaacaacactgaaataGCAAACACAATAATGCTGGTGTGGTACTTACATTCCAAACTTTCCAAAATAACCATCTGAGCAGCAATTCAAGTTGAAAAGCAACTTGGCTAAACCTTGAGGCTAATAAACTGCTTGATTAAATTAAGGGGTAAAAACtaataaatattcaaaacacTTGATAATGCTTTGTTTGACATAAAGAACATTTAATGCAAGTCTCACTGGAAAAGCTGTCAGGTTTTATACCTTAAATAGAGTTTTGCATTTAGAAACACCGAGTGATTCCATTTGCTGCCTTTGATTATTGTCTTCTGTCACTTTAATCATGCTGGCAAAATTACACGATTTCTGTGAAGTCAAATCCGTTTACAATGCAGTTTTAATATAGCTTTACAGCGCATTCTtctatgcatttttatttagttaCTCCCTACCTAGCAATGCTCTGCTTTGTTCTCGAGCCCTCATTAGCCTGGGGTTTGCTCTAAAGCTCTCCCAGAGAGGAACTAAATAAAACCCAGTTAACCCTATGCAAAGGGATGGTCTGGAACAGCGGCCTGAGCCCGGGCACAGCGCCGGCTCCCTGAgtctctccagccctgccagggctcGCTGCACAGACAAGTCCTTGGCATCCGCGGGCACTCTCCCCTCCAGGCTCCAGCCAAATCCTGCCTGTTCTGCTACTGAGCACCTCTGAAATCTGGATGCTGGTCGAGGCCATGATCAGCTCAAACtacctctctcttctctcctacCCTCTCCTCTCACACCTTGTCCCACTGGATTGTCCAAAACATTGCTGCTAAAGCATCTCTCTGGCACCTCTCCCACTTCTCCATCCACTGCCTTTACTGGATCCATCTTATGACCCCTGGGACTGGTCTGGTCTTTAGCTTCGCTACTACACAAAggttttctcccatttctctgTAGAGTTTTCTCCCACTCACCCCTCAGTGCTCTggctccccccaccccatcccagagCACCCCAAGCCATGGGGCAGCTTCCCCAGCCCATCTGCCACTCGCCAGAAACACCAGTGCTCAGGACAGCCCTTCTGGGCTGGAGCTCCAAACCACCCAGAACTGCCAAAACCTCCCCCTGCCTTGGGACAAGATGTGAGCTGCAGACCCTCCCACAGTGGGGTCAGACTCCTAACTCAGGTGAGAATGACTGGGTTTGCAGCACGAGGACCAGTTGTACTCCAAAGCAAGAGCCgccgccaccaccaccactcTGGACTCGCTCAGTCACAACTGACCAAGTGATCTTGTGGCCCAGCCAGTACAACAAAGTGAAATGGCATTTCAGAGAAAGCAAGGAGCTTTCCTTCCTAGCAATGCTCTGTGTCCTCTAACTGAGCAGATCCCCATCTGCCATCCCAATTTATTCATCATTTCATCCTGGAATAAGTGCTTTTGTTGAATCTTGTCATCTACAGTTTGGACACTTTTGTCTTCTAATTTTCATACATAAGGGTGACAATGTTGGAAGTTTCGTAAGTGCAAAGCCGAACAAACAAGGCTAAGAGGAGAGCCTTTAAACAATCAGGGCCTGCAAAGAAACAACCAGCACCACGATTTCATACAAAACATGTCCTGCTCCTTAAAAAGCCCTCAGTCAGTTCCATCTCCCAAGAATATTTTGACATTAACTGTGAGCAGATTACTTCCTGAAATCAAAGTATCTGCACTGGTTATGTCTGACACAAACCAACGGGCTTGTTTAAGggtgtttcttttttataccAACAAGAAAAAGATTTACACAGTTCAAGTCCTGTAAGTatcaaatttaaaacatttctttcagatTCTGAGCATTAAACCCTGCTAAGTTCAAGTTGCTGATGTTGCTTCTTAATTGTTGTTATACCCTGATAAATAAGCTAAAAATGCGAGAAAATACAATTAGTTTAGAAAAACTGATAGCCATAAGCGTCATCATTTAACTTTTCTTGGTATCCATGACAACCATTGGTCCATTTATTAAATAACAGCATCCCTGGTGTAATACACAAGTACTAAAAATCCCAACAAATAAACAGCAACATTTAGTTAAGTGTGTTTAGGTCAAGCACACAAACCAACCCGCACcaaaaaaaatgacagaatgggaggaaaaaacagaCTGCAGACTATAGCTTTCCTTACCTTAAAGTCATCTGGGAGCAGTAGCTTAGACGTCCTTAGGAAGCTTAATATATATCTGAAAATTTCCCCATCTCGATCAATGAAATAATGTTGCTTTAAACTGTCCAAGACAATAGGCTCTGTGCCATTAAACAGACGacttattctgaaaaaaagaagagaaaaagaaatgggcaAAAGAGACAAAATCTCATTACTGCCTTCGGGCTTAAGGGCAACCAATTTAGGTGCAACAATTCAATGTGCATAAGGTAATGCAGGATCTTAATTTGGTGACAAACACATGCACGAGGGTAGGTACCTgggtgtgtgtgcagtgagacACACCAGCAGCGAGGGCCCCACGGCTGCCCTGGCACCAGGCTCGTGCTGCCttcagccagggctgccaggcagGCCCATGGCCCCAACAACAAAAGCACCCTGGAACGCTCAGCCCATGGCTGGCAGAGTGATTTTGGTGAGAACGCGAGTCCCTGGCTTTGTTATACATCCCTATCCACCACGTCCTGCTAACAGAGAACCAAGTGGTTACTTCAGAGATGGGTTCCTGGCCATGAGCTTACCTCCAGCTTGGCTGTCATTTGATCAAACACCATCCAAGCCTTTCTGTGCTGAAGGAGAGGCTGCCCATGCACTGAGATGGGCTGTACGGACCTGCCAGTGTCCACCCAATGCAgaatgttttggaaaaacagaaaccagTGGCCCATGCAGCATCTACAGCACAGCCTGTGGGACCACAGTGCCACCACCAGCAGTCCTAGGGATGAGtctggcaggaggagagcacCAAGGCAAATCTTTTGcgagaaagagaaaacaggagcAAGACCTATGAGACCGAGGGATCAGCGGATTACAGGACCAAAGTACCACATCAGCTACATCACTCCAAGCTTCTCCAGTCCTGAGGAGCCTGCTCCTCAGAGAGCAAACCAGGcatctgcctggctgctgctcctccagcctctcccttCCAAATGCCTGGCTTCTCTCACAACGCTTTGTCTTCCCATGAGAAATAACCCAGCTGAATATATGTTCTTGAAAGGGAAAACGCAGGAGACAGACAGCAACGACCTATTAAGTAATTGAGTCCATCTCTCTGACAGTGCAGCATTGTTCCCAACTGCAGAGTGTCTCGTCTTTCAAAGTCGAGTCTTAAATAATCCTGCCAGTGAGGACTCCTCCATTTCCCAGAGAGACTATCCCACAGCTGGCTGGATTTCACTATCGAGCCACCCCTTCAAATCGCCCATGAAATCCCCCGTGTGCCTCGCTGAGACCAGGGCAGggctttccccttccctggaaaacaaacTCATCCCCAGAG is part of the Corvus moneduloides isolate bCorMon1 chromosome 12, bCorMon1.pri, whole genome shotgun sequence genome and harbors:
- the KCTD15 gene encoding BTB/POZ domain-containing protein KCTD15 isoform X3 encodes the protein MSRLSLTRSPVSPLAAQGIPLPAQLTKSNAPVHIDVGGHMYTSSLATLTKYPDSRISRLFNGTEPIVLDSLKQHYFIDRDGEIFRYILSFLRTSKLLLPDDFKDFNLLYEEAKYYQLQPMIKELERWKQEKEQRKHFQPCDCLVVRVTPDLGERIALSGEKALIEEIFPETGDVMCNSVNAGWNQDPTHVIRFPLNGYCRLNSVQVLERLFQKGFNVAASCGGGVDSSQFSEYVLCREDRRPQPTPTIRIKQEPLD
- the KCTD15 gene encoding BTB/POZ domain-containing protein KCTD15 isoform X4, which encodes MECRCYQCCRISRLFNGTEPIVLDSLKQHYFIDRDGEIFRYILSFLRTSKLLLPDDFKDFNLLYEEAKYYQLQPMIKELERWKQEKEQRKHFQPCDCLVVRVTPDLGERIALSGEKALIEEIFPETGDVMCNSVNAGWNQDPTHVIRFPLNGYCRLNSVQVLERLFQKGFNVAASCGGGVDSSQFSEYVLCREDRRPQPTPTIRIKQEPLD
- the KCTD15 gene encoding BTB/POZ domain-containing protein KCTD15 isoform X2; this translates as MEGRSMSRLSLTRSPVSPLAAQGIPLPAQLTKSNAPVHIDVGGHMYTSSLATLTKYPDSRISRLFNGTEPIVLDSLKQHYFIDRDGEIFRYILSFLRTSKLLLPDDFKDFNLLYEEAKYYQLQPMIKELERWKQEKEQRKHFQPCDCLVVRVTPDLGERIALSGEKALIEEIFPETGDVMCNSVNAGWNQDPTHVIRFPLNGYCRLNSVQVLERLFQKGFNVAASCGGGVDSSQFSEYVLCREDRRPQPTPTIRIKQEPLD
- the KCTD15 gene encoding BTB/POZ domain-containing protein KCTD15 isoform X1, which gives rise to MWIHNGEGRSMSRLSLTRSPVSPLAAQGIPLPAQLTKSNAPVHIDVGGHMYTSSLATLTKYPDSRISRLFNGTEPIVLDSLKQHYFIDRDGEIFRYILSFLRTSKLLLPDDFKDFNLLYEEAKYYQLQPMIKELERWKQEKEQRKHFQPCDCLVVRVTPDLGERIALSGEKALIEEIFPETGDVMCNSVNAGWNQDPTHVIRFPLNGYCRLNSVQVLERLFQKGFNVAASCGGGVDSSQFSEYVLCREDRRPQPTPTIRIKQEPLD